A single window of Pontibacillus chungwhensis DNA harbors:
- a CDS encoding (Fe-S)-binding protein has translation MSNVAELQKKIGYDLTFDCVQCGYCLPVCPTYETMERETHSPRGRINLVKMVAEEKIGIEELQNPIEKCLGCMACTTVCPTDVQYGTILEGAKEVIEENTEKPRRTERLESFLFESFFPSKGWMNRLGEATWLYQASGLQRVAERLHLTKVAPTPLEQFEKVIPDLPSPKERRQRKKAYAADGPKKMTVAFFIGCIMDGLFWRTNEKTIELLKRSGAEVLVLDGQTCCGALQAHSGQIDTSVELAKQNIQAFEQGSIDYIVNNAGGCGARLVEYHKLFEEGSEWEERALSFVRKVKDISEVLVELDGLQFTESVNEVVTYQPSCHMTNVQKVKEPPLNLLEKVPGITFKELERPDFCCGSAGVYNIVNYEESMEILDVKMKDVCARDPETIVTTNPGCLLQMKLGVERAGKKEDMSAAHLVDVLMRANPVPK, from the coding sequence ATGAGTAATGTAGCAGAGCTCCAGAAAAAGATTGGCTATGATTTAACGTTTGATTGTGTGCAGTGTGGCTACTGCCTGCCCGTTTGCCCTACATATGAGACGATGGAAAGGGAGACCCATTCCCCGAGAGGGCGTATTAACCTTGTGAAGATGGTAGCTGAAGAGAAGATCGGTATCGAAGAACTTCAAAATCCAATTGAAAAGTGTCTTGGATGCATGGCCTGTACCACCGTATGTCCGACGGATGTGCAATACGGGACTATTTTGGAAGGGGCCAAAGAAGTCATTGAAGAAAATACGGAGAAGCCACGTCGGACAGAACGTTTAGAGAGCTTTTTGTTTGAATCCTTCTTTCCTTCAAAAGGATGGATGAACCGATTAGGAGAGGCGACCTGGTTGTATCAAGCCTCAGGATTACAGCGGGTTGCAGAGCGTCTTCATTTAACGAAAGTCGCGCCCACTCCACTTGAGCAATTTGAGAAGGTAATCCCTGATCTGCCATCTCCTAAAGAACGACGGCAGAGGAAGAAGGCTTATGCTGCTGACGGACCGAAAAAGATGACGGTGGCCTTTTTTATAGGGTGTATTATGGATGGTTTATTTTGGCGTACGAATGAGAAGACGATCGAATTGTTAAAACGGAGTGGAGCTGAGGTGCTCGTGCTCGATGGTCAAACGTGCTGTGGTGCGCTCCAGGCCCATTCCGGTCAAATCGATACATCTGTTGAACTGGCGAAGCAAAATATCCAAGCGTTTGAACAAGGCTCCATCGACTATATCGTCAACAATGCAGGGGGCTGCGGGGCTCGTTTAGTGGAATATCACAAACTGTTTGAAGAAGGTTCTGAGTGGGAGGAGCGTGCTCTTTCTTTTGTTCGGAAAGTAAAAGATATCTCAGAGGTTTTAGTCGAACTTGATGGTCTTCAATTTACGGAGTCAGTGAATGAGGTTGTCACCTATCAGCCTTCTTGTCACATGACCAATGTCCAAAAGGTGAAAGAACCTCCTCTCAACCTCCTTGAAAAAGTTCCCGGTATTACGTTTAAGGAACTGGAGCGTCCTGATTTTTGCTGTGGTTCTGCTGGTGTATACAACATTGTAAACTACGAGGAGTCGATGGAGATCTTAGATGTAAAAATGAAGGACGTTTGTGCCCGTGATCCTGAAACGATTGTTACTACGAACCCAGGATGCTTGCTCCAGATGAAACTGGGGGTAGAACGAGCTGGAAAGAAGGAAGACATGAGCGCTGCCCATTTAGTGGATGTGCTGATGAGGGCAAATCCTGTTCCAAAGTGA
- a CDS encoding divergent polysaccharide deacetylase family protein, with protein MSFGKAEDKRELAIVIDDFGNNMGGSDEMLELPASLTVAVMPFMPTTAEDAERAFYLGHEVIVHMPMEPMKGKKSWLGPGAITTDLSDKEIRKRVHDAIHAVPHAVGMNHHMGSKATASERVMRIVLEECKKHGLYYLDSKTTGKSVIPELAEELGVPYLENEIFLDHVYSLDHMKKQARKIEEELVTEKDLIAIGHVGIAGTKMVSVLNEFIPIFKSKANIVPLSDLLP; from the coding sequence ATGTCTTTTGGTAAGGCAGAGGATAAGAGGGAGCTTGCCATTGTCATCGATGATTTCGGCAATAACATGGGCGGATCAGATGAAATGTTAGAATTACCAGCTTCCCTCACTGTTGCGGTTATGCCATTTATGCCAACGACAGCTGAAGATGCAGAGCGTGCGTTTTATCTAGGTCATGAAGTGATTGTTCATATGCCAATGGAGCCTATGAAAGGGAAGAAGAGCTGGCTTGGCCCGGGAGCGATTACAACGGATCTATCCGATAAAGAAATCAGGAAGAGAGTACATGACGCGATTCACGCTGTTCCCCACGCGGTTGGTATGAATCATCATATGGGCTCAAAGGCAACAGCCAGTGAGCGTGTAATGAGAATCGTACTAGAAGAATGTAAGAAGCACGGGCTCTATTATCTTGACAGTAAAACGACAGGGAAAAGCGTTATCCCAGAACTAGCAGAAGAACTCGGCGTGCCTTATTTAGAAAATGAGATCTTTTTGGACCACGTTTATTCTCTTGATCATATGAAGAAACAGGCTAGAAAAATAGAGGAAGAGTTGGTCACAGAGAAGGATTTGATTGCGATTGGTCATGTGGGTATTGCCGGAACGAAAATGGTTTCTGTTTTGAATGAATTTATCCCGATCTTTAAGAGTAAAGCCAATATTGTTCCGCTTTCTGATTTGTTGCCTTAA
- a CDS encoding cellobiose phosphorylase → MEGVKDGVKGVSYRFDEEDRFEIRQFDRAKPFSSFLPGIAGVDGIPMWAFYVNRGQGICSFGIQDKDHPIMEFSPASIAYKNVTNTGFRTFIKCEGEVYEPFSPRVDEETIERKMTVEANGLRIQEIHHGYDLQVNVTYFTMPGEDFAALVRRVDIVNLREDKREIELLDGLPEILTYGVTNAAYKEVGNLTRSWMEVFNLEKRVPFYKVRASMEDEAEVREIEGGHFYMSFSDDEVLLPPIVDANVIFGSDQSLLHPERFLSHSTDELLSTDQYPKNKVPCGFTALTREVEGNGSVSLDTIIGNVSDASKIDRKVDTLVQKRFLDEKEQMAMELVEGLTDAIDTKTSSKAFDQYCRQSYLDNFLRGGLPLVLDNGADGFIYHVYSRKHGDLERDYNFFKIAPEYYSQGNGNFRDMNQNRRNDLYFNPKVGSFNVRMFMNFIQADGYNPLLVEGCQFEIHEENLGTVVEGAVYSYQDEFETLLSQPFTPGKVMTFLQDEKVSLKGTVEEIFTFVLSHAEQRMEASFGEGYWVDHWTYNMDLIENFKAIYPDKMDQLLYEDKRYRYFDSPVRIAPRREKYVVTPKGVRQYGAIQEDEKKEAHLGVSLNDTNWLRTDYGKGTIYETSLMEKLISLALNKFSLLDPEGMGVEMEANKPGWNDALNGLPGLVGSGMSETFELKRLLAFIIPSLEKMEQDLRLPVEMTTLLKGVDRLVQQWENQEVSDFAYWDGVATLREHYRESIHFGLEGQEETMGGAKLLSVFRRFMNKVDHGMEKAKEWGEGLYPTYFYYEAINFNTVEGQDGYNRAEVLEWKTHVLPTFLEGPARAMKVIDDRKEIHHQVKQSDLYDRGIHMFKTSVSLEGQSNEIGRIKAFTPGWLERESVFLHMSYKYLLSLLKAGLYDAYYEEMKSSLVPFLDPAEYGRSPLENSSFIASSVNPDPNTHGQGFVARLSGSTAEFLSMWKYMMMGEGPFYMRAGELHLALNPILQGELFTDDGEVSFTFLGHTRVTYRNPERKDTFGEKGATIQSSKIIYKDGQRVTVEGQEIGQPHAQAIRDGKVASIVVYFA, encoded by the coding sequence ATGGAAGGGGTAAAAGACGGAGTTAAAGGAGTATCCTATCGTTTTGACGAAGAGGATCGGTTTGAGATTCGCCAGTTTGACCGGGCCAAGCCATTCTCAAGCTTCCTGCCTGGAATAGCTGGGGTAGACGGAATTCCGATGTGGGCGTTTTATGTGAACCGTGGCCAGGGGATTTGTAGCTTCGGAATTCAGGATAAGGACCATCCTATTATGGAATTCTCCCCTGCCTCTATTGCGTATAAAAATGTGACAAATACAGGGTTTCGAACTTTTATCAAATGCGAGGGAGAGGTTTATGAACCCTTCTCTCCAAGAGTCGATGAGGAAACAATCGAGCGCAAAATGACCGTAGAAGCGAATGGTCTCAGGATCCAGGAAATCCACCATGGTTATGACCTTCAAGTAAACGTGACCTACTTTACGATGCCTGGAGAGGATTTCGCTGCTCTCGTGCGACGAGTGGACATTGTGAATCTCAGAGAGGATAAGCGAGAGATTGAACTGCTCGATGGTTTACCAGAGATCCTCACGTATGGTGTCACAAACGCCGCTTATAAAGAAGTCGGAAACCTTACACGAAGCTGGATGGAAGTGTTTAACTTAGAGAAGCGGGTGCCTTTTTACAAAGTGCGTGCCAGTATGGAAGATGAAGCGGAGGTCAGAGAAATTGAGGGCGGTCACTTTTACATGTCGTTCTCTGATGATGAGGTATTATTACCGCCAATTGTGGATGCGAATGTGATCTTTGGCAGTGATCAATCCCTTCTCCATCCTGAACGCTTCCTAAGCCATTCTACGGATGAGCTTCTATCTACTGATCAGTATCCAAAAAACAAGGTGCCTTGTGGATTTACTGCATTAACGCGCGAGGTGGAGGGAAATGGTTCAGTCTCTCTTGATACCATTATAGGAAACGTATCAGATGCTTCAAAGATTGACCGTAAAGTCGATACACTCGTTCAAAAACGTTTCTTAGATGAGAAGGAACAAATGGCCATGGAACTTGTTGAGGGTTTGACGGATGCGATCGATACGAAGACATCTTCGAAAGCGTTTGACCAATATTGCCGCCAAAGCTACTTGGATAATTTTTTAAGAGGCGGTCTTCCTCTTGTGTTAGACAACGGGGCAGATGGGTTTATCTATCATGTGTACTCCAGAAAACATGGGGACTTAGAGAGAGATTATAACTTCTTTAAGATTGCTCCGGAATACTACTCGCAAGGGAACGGTAACTTTAGAGATATGAACCAGAATCGTCGAAACGATCTGTACTTCAATCCGAAGGTAGGTTCCTTTAACGTACGTATGTTTATGAACTTTATCCAGGCTGATGGCTACAATCCATTATTAGTAGAAGGATGCCAATTTGAAATTCATGAAGAAAATCTTGGGACCGTTGTAGAAGGAGCCGTATATTCTTATCAGGACGAATTTGAAACGCTCCTATCACAACCCTTCACTCCGGGCAAAGTCATGACCTTCTTACAAGATGAAAAGGTTTCTTTAAAAGGAACGGTGGAGGAGATCTTCACATTCGTATTAAGTCATGCTGAGCAAAGAATGGAAGCGAGCTTCGGAGAAGGCTACTGGGTCGACCACTGGACTTATAATATGGATCTAATCGAAAACTTTAAAGCGATCTACCCAGACAAAATGGATCAACTTCTTTATGAAGACAAACGCTATCGCTACTTCGATAGTCCAGTGCGTATTGCGCCAAGACGTGAGAAGTACGTGGTCACGCCAAAAGGAGTCCGCCAATACGGCGCTATCCAAGAGGATGAGAAGAAAGAAGCTCATCTTGGAGTCAGTCTAAATGATACGAATTGGTTAAGAACGGATTATGGTAAAGGAACGATTTACGAAACGTCGTTAATGGAGAAACTCATCTCTCTTGCGCTTAACAAATTCTCGCTACTAGACCCAGAGGGAATGGGCGTAGAGATGGAAGCAAATAAGCCAGGATGGAACGATGCCTTAAACGGGCTGCCTGGTCTTGTTGGTTCAGGGATGAGTGAAACGTTCGAACTAAAAAGGCTTCTCGCCTTTATCATTCCTTCATTAGAGAAGATGGAACAGGATCTTCGTCTACCGGTTGAAATGACCACCCTTCTTAAAGGAGTCGACCGTTTGGTTCAACAATGGGAGAACCAAGAAGTATCAGACTTCGCTTATTGGGATGGCGTTGCTACATTACGAGAGCATTATCGTGAATCGATTCATTTTGGCCTTGAAGGACAGGAAGAAACGATGGGTGGGGCAAAGCTTCTATCCGTCTTCCGTCGCTTTATGAATAAAGTCGATCATGGTATGGAGAAGGCTAAGGAATGGGGAGAAGGTCTTTATCCTACGTACTTCTACTATGAAGCGATCAACTTTAACACGGTTGAAGGGCAAGATGGATATAATCGTGCAGAGGTCCTGGAATGGAAGACACATGTGCTGCCAACATTCCTAGAAGGTCCTGCCCGGGCGATGAAAGTGATCGATGACCGTAAAGAGATTCATCATCAGGTTAAACAAAGTGACCTTTATGACAGAGGAATTCATATGTTTAAAACGTCTGTAAGCTTAGAAGGACAGTCCAATGAGATTGGCCGAATTAAGGCGTTTACTCCTGGTTGGCTTGAGCGTGAATCCGTCTTCCTTCACATGTCTTATAAATACTTGCTTTCGTTATTAAAAGCTGGTTTATATGATGCCTATTATGAAGAGATGAAGAGTAGCCTTGTGCCGTTTTTAGATCCGGCTGAGTATGGAAGAAGTCCTCTTGAGAACTCTTCCTTTATCGCAAGTTCAGTCAACCCCGATCCAAACACTCACGGGCAAGGTTTCGTGGCGAGACTGAGTGGATCAACAGCAGAATTTCTTAGTATGTGGAAGTATATGATGATGGGGGAAGGTCCTTTCTACATGCGTGCTGGTGAACTGCACTTAGCCCTAAATCCTATTCTTCAGGGTGAGCTATTCACGGATGATGGTGAGGTTTCCTTTACCTTCTTAGGCCACACACGGGTGACCTACCGTAACCCAGAACGAAAAGATACATTTGGCGAAAAAGGTGCGACGATTCAGTCCAGCAAGATTATATATAAAGATGGACAACGCGTAACGGTAGAGGGGCAAGAAATTGGCCAGCCTCATGCACAAGCCATACGAGACGGAAAAGTAGCATCGATCGTTGTTTATTTTGCTTAA
- a CDS encoding carbon starvation CstA family protein has translation MVTFLASIILLLLGYFVYAKVVERIFGINDDAKTPAYTNNDGLDYKPMSWWKASLIQLLNIAGLGPIFGAIMGALYGPVAFIWIVVGSIFAGAVHDYFSGMLSIRHNGAQYPTLVGKYLGKYARSIINLLSIGLMILVAAAFTAGPAQLMAKVTPLGFMASLLVIFAYFLIAAVLPVDKIIGKVYPIFGAILIFMAVSIGIGLFFFDNPIPNLTLENMHPNKGETPIWPLLMVTVSCGAISGFHSTQSPILARTLKKESEGRKVFFGAMIAEGVIALIWAAAGMTFFGSTGSLQAALDAGGAAGVVNEISQSTLGAFGGVLAVIGVIILPVTTGDTALRSSRMMLADLIGRMRKKEISGKLNMFFLLIPVAIPTFFLTQIDYTFLWRYVGWSNQVVATVMLWTAAMYLLHNQKFHWICSVPALFMTAVVSIYIFFAPEGFGLSYNTSMILGSIVWLMVATWFVIQLLKPRIAKPAVNMNTKAS, from the coding sequence ATGGTTACATTTCTTGCATCCATCATATTACTACTTTTAGGTTATTTCGTTTATGCAAAGGTGGTGGAACGAATTTTTGGGATCAACGATGATGCCAAAACCCCTGCCTACACAAATAACGACGGCCTTGACTATAAGCCCATGAGCTGGTGGAAAGCGAGTTTAATTCAACTGTTAAACATCGCCGGCCTTGGACCTATATTCGGCGCAATCATGGGAGCCCTTTATGGCCCCGTTGCTTTTATCTGGATCGTAGTGGGATCCATCTTTGCAGGAGCTGTTCACGATTATTTCTCAGGCATGCTTTCCATTCGACATAACGGAGCGCAGTACCCAACACTCGTTGGAAAATACTTAGGAAAATACGCTCGTTCAATCATTAACCTTTTATCAATTGGACTTATGATTCTAGTTGCTGCAGCCTTCACAGCAGGCCCAGCCCAGCTGATGGCTAAAGTGACCCCATTAGGATTTATGGCTTCTTTACTTGTAATCTTTGCTTATTTCTTAATCGCGGCTGTTCTTCCGGTAGACAAGATTATCGGAAAAGTTTATCCAATTTTTGGGGCGATTCTAATCTTTATGGCGGTTTCAATCGGAATCGGATTATTCTTCTTTGATAATCCAATCCCTAACCTAACGCTTGAGAATATGCACCCGAACAAAGGAGAAACGCCGATTTGGCCGCTTCTTATGGTGACCGTCTCTTGTGGTGCTATCTCAGGTTTTCATAGCACACAAAGCCCGATCCTTGCACGCACGCTAAAGAAAGAAAGTGAAGGACGAAAAGTATTCTTTGGTGCTATGATCGCTGAAGGCGTGATTGCTCTCATCTGGGCTGCTGCCGGTATGACGTTCTTCGGCAGTACAGGTTCTCTTCAGGCAGCTCTTGACGCTGGTGGAGCTGCAGGGGTTGTGAATGAAATCAGTCAATCTACCCTTGGTGCATTTGGTGGCGTTCTTGCTGTTATTGGAGTGATTATTCTACCTGTCACTACAGGAGACACAGCGCTTCGCTCATCCCGTATGATGCTGGCTGATCTAATCGGTCGAATGCGAAAGAAAGAAATTTCGGGTAAGCTAAACATGTTCTTCTTACTCATTCCAGTAGCAATCCCGACATTCTTCTTAACGCAAATTGATTACACATTCTTATGGCGTTATGTAGGCTGGTCGAATCAGGTGGTTGCAACGGTAATGCTTTGGACAGCTGCTATGTACTTGCTTCATAACCAGAAGTTCCACTGGATCTGTTCGGTGCCCGCCCTCTTCATGACGGCCGTTGTAAGTATCTATATCTTCTTCGCACCAGAAGGATTTGGTCTTTCTTACAACACATCAATGATCTTAGGATCGATCGTTTGGCTGATGGTTGCAACATGGTTTGTGATTCAACTTCTCAAGCCACGTATCGCTAAACCAGCTGTCAATATGAACACAAAAGCAAGTTAA
- a CDS encoding sporulation initiation factor Spo0A C-terminal domain-containing protein has translation MTENQIRTVVQQLLYDMQGLKTKVRELEDEVDRLKHNPVSHQETEELEGVPLSGLIIHYLQRIGVPSHIKGYKYIQKAATLVFEDHIYLQKMTKSLYPEIANSYGTTSSRVERAIRHAIEQAWKRGSATLFSQWLECPEHVFQQKPSNRLFITLLVDKIHQDRTGERVLYAEVNM, from the coding sequence ATGACAGAAAATCAAATTCGTACCGTTGTTCAACAGTTACTATACGATATGCAAGGGTTGAAAACGAAAGTAAGAGAATTAGAAGACGAGGTCGATCGTCTTAAACATAATCCAGTAAGTCATCAGGAAACCGAAGAATTAGAAGGCGTACCGTTAAGTGGGCTCATTATCCACTATTTACAACGAATCGGCGTTCCTTCACACATAAAGGGTTACAAATATATTCAAAAAGCAGCTACGCTTGTTTTTGAGGATCATATTTACTTGCAGAAGATGACCAAATCCCTTTATCCGGAAATTGCAAATTCCTACGGAACCACGTCAAGCCGTGTTGAAAGGGCTATTCGTCATGCCATTGAACAAGCTTGGAAACGAGGAAGCGCCACCTTATTCAGTCAGTGGCTAGAATGCCCCGAGCACGTATTTCAACAGAAACCATCTAACCGTTTGTTCATCACCCTCCTTGTCGACAAGATCCATCAAGATCGCACAGGCGAGCGAGTATTGTATGCGGAAGTGAATATGTAA
- a CDS encoding CotY/CotZ family spore coat protein: MSCGKSYNDSCVCDKVRKIADAQDTVDQNCCDSGSCHRAIQDLVSPTGGNGADTVPFMLLCGCDNTFAGLLPYFGWGIYKYSDGCSGPIPSPFFRVKKFVDGKRCCAILELLYPELCGSIFKYENFYRTGVCIEVDLSKFTGITCFHPVAALNANDDTVAAGLETVQQLKSDPSMMGAISSAE, encoded by the coding sequence ATGAGTTGTGGAAAATCTTATAACGATTCTTGTGTATGTGATAAAGTAAGAAAGATCGCAGACGCACAAGATACAGTTGATCAAAACTGTTGTGATAGCGGGTCATGTCACCGTGCTATTCAAGACTTAGTATCTCCTACTGGTGGTAACGGTGCAGATACTGTTCCATTCATGCTTCTTTGTGGATGTGACAACACATTTGCTGGATTACTTCCTTACTTCGGTTGGGGCATTTATAAGTACAGCGATGGTTGTTCAGGTCCAATCCCTTCACCGTTCTTTCGTGTGAAGAAATTCGTTGACGGGAAACGATGCTGTGCCATCTTAGAACTTCTGTATCCAGAATTATGTGGTTCAATCTTCAAATACGAAAACTTCTACCGCACAGGTGTATGTATTGAAGTAGACTTAAGCAAATTCACAGGAATCACATGCTTCCACCCAGTAGCAGCCTTGAATGCAAACGATGATACAGTTGCTGCAGGTCTTGAAACAGTTCAACAATTAAAATCTGATCCAAGCATGATGGGCGCTATCTCATCAGCTGAATAA
- a CDS encoding FAD-binding oxidoreductase: MSDWIDEIKSQLPAGRVLTDLADRSSYSFDASFGQYIPEAVVQAKDKEEVVHVLKVANRWKVPVYTRGQGTCLSGGPLPVHGGIVLDISQWPREIEVKADDLTVVVSPSVLTARIDEEAAKHGLMYPPDPSSAHVATIGGNLAENSGGPRGLKYGVTKDFVLGLEVVTPEGEVIRTGGGTIKNVTGIDMTKLLVGSEGTLGVITEATLKLVPKPPEVQTLMAVFDEVRLAGQAISKTLTSGVLPSKMEFMDKACIRAVESFYPSGLPTDAEAVVLVELDGHPEALEVEAKLVQDVMEDIGARETKIAQSKEEAQEMWHARKQVSPAIAQIKPTKVSEDATVPRSKIPEMIERLRGIKEKHNVEIVVFGHAGDGNLHPNVLCDQRDQEEMKRVEDAVEAIFEAAIELGGTLSGEHGIGTMKAPFMERELGKVGVSMLKRMKDAWDPNGIMNPGKIFPEEGQKLVLRDE; encoded by the coding sequence ATGAGTGACTGGATAGATGAAATCAAGAGCCAGCTCCCTGCTGGCAGAGTATTAACAGACCTCGCAGATCGGTCTAGCTATAGCTTCGATGCCTCCTTTGGTCAATACATCCCAGAGGCGGTCGTGCAAGCAAAAGACAAAGAAGAAGTCGTCCATGTATTAAAGGTAGCCAACCGGTGGAAGGTCCCTGTCTACACAAGAGGGCAGGGAACGTGTCTGAGTGGAGGCCCCCTTCCCGTTCATGGTGGTATTGTATTAGACATCTCCCAGTGGCCACGGGAGATTGAGGTGAAAGCAGATGATCTGACGGTTGTCGTGAGCCCCAGTGTGTTAACGGCTCGTATTGATGAGGAAGCAGCGAAACACGGGCTGATGTATCCACCTGACCCGAGCAGTGCCCATGTGGCTACGATTGGTGGCAATTTAGCGGAGAATTCAGGAGGGCCCCGGGGGTTAAAGTACGGAGTGACGAAAGATTTCGTGCTTGGCCTTGAAGTTGTAACGCCTGAGGGAGAGGTGATTCGGACAGGTGGTGGCACGATTAAAAACGTAACAGGCATTGATATGACAAAGCTGCTCGTCGGATCAGAGGGAACGCTTGGGGTTATTACAGAAGCAACCCTTAAGCTCGTCCCGAAACCTCCTGAGGTCCAGACATTAATGGCGGTGTTTGATGAAGTACGTCTCGCGGGGCAAGCGATTTCGAAAACGCTAACCTCAGGTGTGCTGCCGTCTAAGATGGAGTTTATGGATAAGGCGTGTATACGAGCTGTTGAATCCTTTTACCCTTCTGGTTTGCCAACAGATGCTGAAGCGGTGGTCCTTGTTGAGCTTGATGGGCATCCAGAAGCGTTAGAAGTCGAAGCAAAACTCGTTCAAGATGTCATGGAAGACATCGGAGCAAGGGAAACGAAGATTGCTCAATCGAAGGAAGAAGCCCAAGAAATGTGGCATGCGCGGAAACAGGTATCACCTGCGATTGCTCAGATTAAACCAACGAAAGTATCAGAAGATGCGACGGTGCCAAGAAGTAAAATTCCAGAAATGATTGAACGGCTCCGTGGTATTAAAGAGAAGCACAACGTTGAGATTGTGGTGTTTGGACATGCAGGCGATGGCAATTTGCATCCGAATGTGCTGTGTGACCAGCGGGACCAGGAAGAGATGAAGCGTGTGGAAGACGCGGTAGAGGCCATTTTTGAAGCGGCTATTGAACTTGGTGGGACGTTGTCAGGAGAACACGGCATCGGAACCATGAAAGCTCCGTTTATGGAACGGGAGCTTGGAAAAGTCGGCGTGTCTATGTTGAAGCGTATGAAGGACGCCTGGGACCCAAATGGCATCATGAACCCTGGTAAGATCTTTCCGGAAGAGGGCCAGAAGTTGGTGTTACGAGATGAGTAA
- the nhaC gene encoding Na+/H+ antiporter NhaC — translation MGQARLPSLLEVMSVLVVFLAIVFSFTIYELPIQLALFISLFVVIGLGLMVGYTYDDLQAAMIKGISNGLEAVLILLAVGALVGTWIAGGVVPTLIYFGLEFINPSIFLLATLVICSVTALATGTSWGTVGTAGIAMMGIGEGLGMPLPMVAGAILSGAYFGDKLSPLSDSTVLTASMSKVNVIQHVKSMLYLDVPAFIITGILFTIAGFMYGGGEADLDKVNSIMGSLTDVFNINGLMLLPAVVVIGLLVMKKPSIPTISFGALLGIVWAIGFQGMGLADAISTAYSGFNITTDIDFINDLLAGGGISGMLGSIVVIIFGLGFGGLLEKIGVLQVIMDAFIHKIQSAGSLTSSTLLVGFFSNVFGCAMYVSLILTPKIMERSYDSLGYRRDTLSRNTEVGGTMTSSMVPWSDNGIYMAATLGISTFSYLPFMWMSFVSIIIALIYGYTGKFMWKNQDTRETV, via the coding sequence ATGGGTCAAGCAAGATTGCCCTCTTTGCTAGAGGTCATGAGTGTTTTAGTCGTCTTTTTGGCGATTGTATTTTCATTTACAATTTATGAATTACCGATCCAATTGGCATTATTTATTTCATTATTTGTTGTCATTGGCTTAGGATTAATGGTTGGTTATACGTACGATGACTTACAAGCTGCGATGATCAAAGGGATTTCAAATGGTCTTGAAGCCGTCCTGATTCTCTTGGCGGTTGGAGCGTTAGTTGGAACATGGATCGCTGGTGGTGTTGTGCCGACATTGATCTATTTTGGACTTGAGTTTATTAATCCTTCGATCTTCCTGTTAGCTACGCTTGTGATTTGTTCTGTTACAGCTCTTGCAACTGGGACGTCCTGGGGGACAGTTGGTACAGCTGGTATCGCAATGATGGGAATTGGTGAAGGACTGGGTATGCCACTACCGATGGTGGCAGGTGCGATTCTGTCTGGTGCTTATTTCGGAGATAAACTATCTCCATTATCAGATAGTACAGTTCTTACAGCCTCTATGTCGAAAGTAAACGTTATTCAACACGTCAAGTCGATGCTGTATTTAGATGTACCGGCGTTCATTATTACAGGTATTCTATTTACCATTGCAGGGTTTATGTACGGCGGTGGTGAAGCGGATCTTGATAAAGTGAATTCGATTATGGGTTCATTAACAGATGTATTTAATATCAACGGCTTGATGCTGCTTCCGGCTGTCGTCGTGATTGGTTTACTTGTTATGAAGAAGCCATCGATTCCTACGATTTCATTTGGTGCGTTACTCGGAATTGTGTGGGCGATCGGATTCCAAGGCATGGGTCTTGCTGACGCGATTAGTACAGCCTACAGTGGTTTTAATATCACAACAGACATTGATTTTATTAATGATCTGTTAGCTGGTGGTGGTATTAGTGGTATGCTAGGGTCAATCGTTGTTATTATCTTTGGTTTAGGATTTGGTGGACTGCTTGAGAAGATCGGAGTCCTTCAGGTCATTATGGATGCCTTTATTCATAAGATTCAATCGGCAGGAAGCTTAACATCTTCAACGCTTCTTGTAGGCTTCTTCTCAAATGTATTTGGCTGTGCAATGTATGTTTCATTGATCTTAACGCCAAAGATTATGGAAAGAAGCTATGATTCCTTAGGGTATCGCCGTGATACATTATCTCGTAACACAGAAGTAGGGGGAACGATGACTTCAAGCATGGTCCCTTGGTCAGATAACGGAATTTACATGGCTGCAACCCTTGGTATTTCAACGTTTTCCTATCTACCATTTATGTGGATGAGTTTCGTCTCCATCATTATTGCCCTTATATATGGATATACCGGCAAATTTATGTGGAAGAACCAAGACACAAGAGAAACCGTATAA